The proteins below come from a single Anderseniella sp. Alg231-50 genomic window:
- a CDS encoding invasion associated locus B family protein: protein MLSPALAEDPKFIEEFNDWSAYSYKAGGGQVCYVVSQPKDSEPKNVRRDKVFFLVQHRPKDKVRSEVSTIIGYKFKSGSMAKVDIDGNELTLFTNGDGAWAESGSVDRKIVAAMKAGKSMVVTGTSSRGTKTTDRYSLSGITAAMGKIDSICK from the coding sequence ATGTTAAGTCCGGCACTCGCCGAGGATCCGAAGTTCATTGAAGAGTTCAATGACTGGTCGGCTTACTCCTACAAGGCCGGCGGCGGCCAGGTTTGCTATGTCGTCTCGCAGCCCAAGGACTCAGAACCGAAGAATGTCCGGCGCGACAAGGTCTTCTTCCTGGTCCAGCATCGCCCCAAGGACAAGGTCAGATCCGAGGTTTCGACCATCATCGGGTACAAGTTCAAGTCCGGCAGCATGGCCAAGGTCGACATTGACGGCAACGAGCTGACACTGTTCACAAACGGTGACGGAGCCTGGGCAGAATCCGGATCGGTTGACCGCAAGATTGTGGCAGCCATGAAGGCTGGCAAATCCATGGTGGTGACCGGCACTTCGTCGCGCGGCACCAAAACCACCGACCGCTATTCCCTGTCCGGCATTACCGCTGCCATGGGCAAGATCGACAGCATCTGCAAATAG
- the acs gene encoding acetate--CoA ligase gives MSGKTYKVQAAWKKNALVDNDGYLKMYKQSVKDPDKFWGRHGKRIDWFKPFKKVKNTSYTGNVSIKWFEDGVTNVCYNCVDRHLKKRGNQTAIIWEGDNPFDDKKITYNELYEQVCRLSNVMKANGVKKGDRVTIYMPMIPEAAYAMLACARIGAIHSIVFAGFSPDALAGRIVDCKSTFVITADEGLRGGKPVPLKANTDKAIEIATKGGVKVKKVLVVRRTGGQIGWVEGRDVWYHSAVVAAKPVCPPEKMKAEDPLFILYTSGSTGQPKGVLHTTGGYLVWASMTHEYVFDYHKDDVYWCTADIGWVTGHSYVVYGPLANGAISLMFEGVPTYPDAGRFWDICDKHKVNIFYTAPTAIRALMGAGDDFVNRASLKDLRLLGSVGEPINPEAWEWYYNAVGKKKCPIVDTWWQTETGGIMITPLAGATNLKPGSATRPFFGVQPQLVDNEGGVLDGVTDGNLCLTDSWPGQMRTIYGDHKRFIQTYFSTYKGKYFTGDGCRRDKDGYYWITGRVDDVINVSGHRMGTAEVESALVAHDAVSEAAVVGYPHDIKGQGIYCYVTLMAGQAPSDDLKKQLVGHVRSEIGPIASPDKIQFSPGLPKTRSGKIMRRILRKIAEDDFSSLGDTSTLAEPAVVDDLIENRQNRT, from the coding sequence ATGTCCGGAAAAACATACAAGGTCCAGGCCGCCTGGAAAAAGAATGCCCTCGTTGACAATGACGGCTATCTGAAAATGTACAAGCAGTCGGTCAAGGACCCTGACAAGTTCTGGGGCAGGCACGGCAAGCGCATCGACTGGTTCAAGCCGTTCAAGAAGGTCAAGAACACCAGCTATACCGGCAACGTGTCGATCAAGTGGTTCGAGGATGGCGTCACCAATGTCTGCTATAACTGCGTTGACCGGCACCTGAAGAAGCGGGGCAACCAGACGGCTATCATCTGGGAAGGCGACAATCCGTTCGACGACAAGAAGATCACCTATAACGAGCTCTACGAGCAGGTCTGCCGGCTGTCCAACGTGATGAAGGCGAACGGCGTGAAAAAGGGTGACCGCGTCACCATTTACATGCCGATGATCCCGGAAGCAGCCTACGCCATGCTGGCCTGCGCACGTATCGGGGCCATTCATTCAATTGTGTTTGCCGGGTTTTCGCCGGATGCGCTGGCCGGCAGAATTGTCGACTGCAAGTCGACGTTTGTAATTACTGCGGATGAGGGCCTGCGCGGCGGCAAGCCGGTCCCGCTGAAAGCCAACACTGACAAGGCCATCGAGATTGCCACCAAGGGCGGCGTCAAGGTCAAAAAAGTGCTGGTGGTACGCCGCACAGGCGGCCAGATCGGCTGGGTTGAAGGCCGCGATGTCTGGTATCATTCGGCCGTGGTGGCGGCCAAGCCTGTTTGCCCGCCAGAAAAAATGAAGGCGGAAGACCCGCTGTTCATTCTCTATACGTCAGGTTCTACCGGCCAGCCCAAGGGTGTCTTGCATACGACCGGGGGTTATCTCGTGTGGGCCTCGATGACCCACGAGTATGTCTTCGATTACCACAAGGATGACGTCTACTGGTGCACCGCCGATATCGGCTGGGTTACCGGACACAGCTATGTTGTCTACGGGCCGCTGGCCAATGGTGCGATTTCGCTGATGTTTGAAGGTGTGCCGACCTATCCCGACGCCGGCCGGTTCTGGGATATCTGCGACAAGCACAAGGTCAATATCTTTTATACCGCGCCAACCGCAATTCGGGCGCTCATGGGGGCAGGCGACGATTTTGTAAACCGGGCATCGCTGAAAGACCTGCGGCTGCTCGGCTCGGTAGGAGAACCGATAAACCCGGAAGCATGGGAATGGTACTATAACGCCGTCGGCAAGAAGAAATGCCCGATCGTGGATACCTGGTGGCAAACTGAAACCGGCGGCATCATGATTACGCCGCTGGCGGGCGCAACCAATCTGAAGCCGGGCTCGGCCACACGGCCGTTCTTCGGCGTGCAGCCGCAACTGGTCGACAATGAGGGCGGTGTTCTGGACGGGGTGACGGACGGCAATCTGTGCCTGACCGATTCATGGCCCGGCCAGATGCGCACCATCTATGGCGATCACAAACGCTTCATTCAAACCTATTTCTCCACCTACAAGGGCAAGTACTTCACTGGTGACGGATGCCGGCGCGACAAGGACGGTTACTACTGGATCACCGGTCGTGTGGATGACGTGATCAACGTGTCCGGACACCGTATGGGCACGGCGGAAGTCGAATCGGCACTGGTTGCCCATGACGCGGTTTCGGAAGCCGCAGTGGTTGGTTACCCGCACGATATCAAGGGGCAGGGCATCTACTGCTACGTAACCCTGATGGCGGGACAGGCACCGTCGGATGACCTGAAAAAACAGTTGGTCGGTCACGTACGTTCGGAAATCGGGCCAATCGCATCACCCGACAAGATTCAGTTTTCACCCGGATTGCCGAAGACCAGGTCCGGCAAGATCATGCGGCGAATTCTGCGCAAGATTGCCGAGGATGATTTCTCAAGCCTGGGCGACACGTCCACGCTGGCGGAACCTGCAGTGGTGGATGATCTGATCGAGAACCGGCAGAATCGCACATAA
- a CDS encoding NAD(P)H-dependent glycerol-3-phosphate dehydrogenase, giving the protein MTTKQFSTAWVIGAGAWGTALATMCVRAGLQTTLWCRSAELADAITADRENKNYLPGHHLPDELLVTADLSGVTGGELLILATPAQATREVVAKLRRHISEPAPLIVTAKGLERDSNKFLTDVVQEGSGLQPFVLSGPSFAADVVAGLPTAITLAGEDTRQTSAIAHALSTRSFRIYVSADMKGVQIGGAVKNVLAIAVGICAGKGLGASAQAALLARSFAELRRLAEALGAQSETLFGLSGLGDLVLTSSSTQSRNFSLGVELGKGVDLQTILASRTAVSEGVHTAGVVCAIAAAHNIEMPVCEAVARIVSGSANVDDEIIQLMSRPLRAEHD; this is encoded by the coding sequence ATGACAACAAAACAGTTTTCGACAGCATGGGTGATTGGTGCCGGTGCATGGGGGACCGCGCTGGCAACCATGTGCGTACGTGCCGGCCTGCAAACCACCTTGTGGTGCCGGTCCGCCGAACTGGCAGACGCCATTACCGCTGACCGGGAGAACAAGAATTACCTGCCGGGCCATCATTTGCCGGACGAATTGCTGGTTACAGCGGACTTGTCCGGCGTGACCGGCGGTGAACTGCTGATCCTTGCAACACCTGCACAAGCGACCCGCGAGGTTGTGGCAAAGCTGCGCAGGCACATCAGCGAACCAGCCCCGTTAATCGTCACGGCAAAGGGGCTTGAGCGCGACAGCAACAAGTTTCTGACAGACGTGGTCCAGGAGGGTTCCGGCCTGCAGCCATTCGTGTTGTCAGGTCCCAGCTTTGCCGCCGACGTCGTCGCCGGACTGCCGACGGCCATCACGCTGGCGGGTGAAGATACCCGCCAGACTTCGGCCATTGCCCATGCGCTCAGCACCCGGTCATTCAGGATCTATGTGTCCGCCGACATGAAGGGCGTGCAGATCGGCGGCGCAGTGAAGAACGTGCTGGCGATAGCGGTCGGTATCTGCGCCGGCAAGGGTCTCGGCGCATCCGCACAGGCGGCGTTGCTTGCGCGGTCATTTGCCGAATTGCGAAGGCTGGCGGAAGCGCTCGGTGCGCAATCTGAAACCCTGTTCGGCCTGTCAGGGCTAGGTGACCTGGTGCTGACGAGCTCAAGCACCCAGTCGCGTAATTTTTCACTTGGTGTCGAACTGGGCAAGGGTGTTGATCTTCAGACCATTCTTGCGTCGCGCACTGCGGTGTCGGAGGGCGTGCACACGGCAGGCGTCGTGTGCGCCATTGCTGCTGCCCACAATATTGAAATGCCGGTTTGTGAAGCCGTGGCGAGGATTGTATCCGGCAGCGCAAATGTGGATGATGAAATAATTCAACTCATGTCCCGTCCGTTGCGGGCCGAACACGACTAG
- a CDS encoding class I SAM-dependent methyltransferase produces the protein MAGGVPHGRVDVATAQQVTGIAHRHDFIVANTRLMPVPLVPEIALHVAHEAVPLWHKTEEELGEMGLPPPFWAFAWAGGQALARYILDNPETVHGKTVLDLASGSGLVGIAAMKAGAASVTAADIDGFALAAISINAAANKAAVTSCGDDMLDASPPDVDAILVGDLFYEKSVASRLASWLETATEQGVDVLIGDPGRSYLPRDRLVSCASYDVPVTRDLEDAEIKNSKVWRFA, from the coding sequence ATGGCTGGAGGTGTGCCGCATGGGCGGGTTGACGTCGCCACCGCTCAGCAAGTGACCGGTATTGCTCACCGGCACGATTTCATTGTCGCCAATACCAGACTGATGCCGGTGCCGCTGGTGCCGGAAATCGCCCTGCATGTCGCCCATGAGGCGGTGCCTTTATGGCACAAGACTGAAGAAGAACTGGGCGAGATGGGCCTGCCGCCGCCATTCTGGGCGTTTGCCTGGGCGGGAGGTCAGGCGCTTGCCCGCTATATTCTGGACAATCCTGAAACCGTGCATGGCAAGACGGTACTGGACCTTGCGTCGGGCTCGGGCCTGGTCGGTATTGCCGCCATGAAGGCGGGAGCTGCGAGCGTGACTGCGGCTGACATTGATGGTTTCGCACTGGCAGCAATCAGCATCAACGCTGCAGCCAACAAGGCTGCTGTCACATCGTGTGGTGATGACATGCTGGACGCATCGCCGCCGGATGTTGACGCCATTCTTGTCGGCGACCTGTTTTACGAGAAGTCCGTGGCCAGCAGGCTGGCGAGCTGGCTCGAAACGGCGACTGAACAGGGGGTTGATGTCCTGATCGGCGATCCGGGCAGGTCGTATCTGCCGCGAGACAGGCTGGTTTCCTGCGCGTCTTATGATGTGCCCGTCACCCGCGATCTCGAGGATGCGGAGATCAAGAACAGCAAGGTCTGGCGATTTGCCTGA
- a CDS encoding zinc-binding dehydrogenase, which produces MKAVLCTQFGGPETLEVADIESPVAGPGEVVVAVRAAGLNFFDTLIIQNKYQFKPDLPFSPGAEIAGEVKSLGDGVEGLKVGDRVMAYSVWGGVRAEIAISQEAVIPMPDALDFVTAAGLIVTYGTSLHALKDRADMQPGETLAVLGASGGVGQAAVEIGKAMGARVIACASSDDKLEFCRGLGADETLNYSDEDLKVRLKELTGGSGVDVIYDPVGAELAEPALRAIGWKGRFLVVGFAGGGIPKIPLNLALLKGCQIVGVFWGDHLVREPDRHRANMSQLLDWVVDGKIKPHIHKVYPLEETSDALMAIARREVRGKVIVTP; this is translated from the coding sequence ATGAAAGCTGTTCTGTGTACGCAATTTGGAGGCCCGGAAACCCTTGAAGTGGCCGATATCGAAAGCCCCGTTGCCGGACCCGGAGAAGTTGTTGTTGCCGTCAGGGCTGCGGGACTGAACTTTTTCGATACGCTGATCATTCAGAACAAGTACCAGTTCAAACCCGACCTGCCGTTCTCTCCGGGAGCCGAGATTGCCGGTGAGGTGAAATCCCTCGGCGATGGTGTTGAGGGCCTTAAGGTCGGCGACCGGGTCATGGCCTATTCGGTGTGGGGTGGAGTGCGGGCTGAGATCGCGATCTCACAGGAAGCCGTTATTCCGATGCCGGACGCGCTTGATTTCGTTACCGCCGCTGGTCTCATCGTTACTTACGGTACCTCGCTGCACGCACTGAAGGACCGTGCCGACATGCAGCCGGGCGAGACACTTGCCGTGCTGGGCGCATCAGGTGGTGTCGGGCAGGCGGCGGTTGAGATCGGCAAGGCCATGGGCGCAAGGGTGATCGCGTGTGCCTCGTCCGACGACAAGCTTGAATTCTGCCGCGGGCTCGGTGCGGACGAGACGCTGAATTACTCGGATGAAGACCTGAAAGTCCGCCTGAAGGAATTGACCGGCGGCAGCGGCGTCGACGTGATCTATGATCCCGTCGGAGCAGAGCTGGCCGAACCTGCCCTGCGGGCAATTGGCTGGAAGGGCCGGTTCCTGGTGGTGGGCTTTGCCGGTGGCGGTATTCCAAAAATTCCGCTGAACCTCGCCTTGTTGAAGGGTTGCCAGATTGTCGGCGTCTTCTGGGGCGATCACCTGGTACGCGAGCCTGACCGGCACCGGGCAAACATGTCGCAACTCCTGGACTGGGTCGTGGACGGAAAAATCAAGCCGCACATTCACAAGGTCTATCCGCTTGAGGAAACCAGTGATGCCCTAATGGCGATCGCCCGGCGCGAAGTGCGCGGCAAGGTGATCGTGACGCCGTAA
- a CDS encoding L,D-transpeptidase encodes MDRRTFISSLAALAATTTGALAESRTHFNFNNNGGRRSSTGGSFFSRARYRGKQTVSYRTTEKPGTIIVSTRKRKLYFVLADNKAIEYGVGVGRQGFTWTGAARIARKAEWPAWHPPKEMIEREKKKYGRTLPARMEGGPNNPLGARALYLFQGGRDTLYRIHGTNAPASIGTAQSSGCIRMLNEEVIDLHKRVKIGAKVIVS; translated from the coding sequence ATGGATCGCCGCACATTCATATCAAGCCTGGCAGCCCTTGCTGCCACCACTACCGGCGCACTTGCTGAAAGCCGGACACATTTCAATTTCAACAACAATGGCGGGCGCCGCAGCAGCACGGGCGGGAGTTTCTTCAGCCGCGCAAGGTATCGCGGCAAACAGACCGTCAGTTACAGGACAACTGAAAAACCGGGCACGATCATTGTCAGCACGCGCAAACGCAAGCTGTACTTCGTGCTCGCCGACAACAAGGCCATAGAGTATGGCGTGGGCGTTGGCCGCCAGGGCTTCACATGGACCGGTGCCGCGCGTATTGCACGCAAGGCTGAGTGGCCGGCCTGGCATCCGCCGAAAGAAATGATCGAGCGTGAAAAGAAGAAATACGGCCGTACCTTGCCGGCGCGCATGGAAGGCGGACCAAACAATCCGCTTGGTGCACGGGCCTTGTACCTGTTCCAGGGCGGCAGGGACACGCTGTACCGGATTCACGGTACCAACGCACCAGCCAGCATTGGAACCGCGCAGTCTTCCGGATGTATTCGCATGCTGAACGAAGAGGTCATTGATCTGCACAAGCGGGTCAAAATCGGCGCCAAGGTAATCGTCAGCTGA
- the hemC gene encoding hydroxymethylbilane synthase codes for MQTGRIKIGTRGSPLALAQAHETRDRLCQVHDLDPALIDIIVISTTGDQIQNRSLAEIGGKGLFTKEIEEQLHDGSIDMAVHSMKDMPAELPDGLEICCLLEREDPRDAFMSPVAKSIADLPEGAVVGSSSVRRAAQLLNIRPDLQIVQFRGNVQTRLRKLEDGVAAATFLACAGLNRLGMTHLITSAIAPEIMLPAVAQGAIGIEIASGNERSRALLEPLNHRHTSICIEAERAFLTELDGSCRTPLAGHATLAGNVVSFNAMALTLDGQKVFRASRSGQAGEAGRMGLDAAKEIRALAGADLVS; via the coding sequence TTGCAAACCGGTCGCATCAAAATTGGTACAAGAGGCTCGCCACTCGCCCTGGCGCAGGCCCACGAGACACGTGACAGATTATGCCAGGTGCATGATCTCGATCCGGCATTGATCGATATCATTGTCATCTCGACGACCGGAGACCAGATTCAGAACCGGTCGCTGGCGGAAATCGGCGGCAAAGGCCTGTTCACAAAGGAAATTGAGGAGCAGTTGCACGACGGCAGCATCGATATGGCGGTTCATTCCATGAAAGACATGCCGGCCGAATTGCCGGACGGCCTGGAGATCTGCTGCCTGCTGGAGCGGGAAGATCCGCGTGATGCCTTCATGTCGCCTGTCGCCAAGTCCATTGCTGATCTGCCCGAAGGCGCAGTCGTCGGATCTTCATCTGTACGCCGGGCGGCGCAATTGCTGAACATTCGCCCCGATCTTCAGATCGTGCAGTTCCGGGGAAATGTCCAGACACGGCTGCGCAAGCTGGAGGACGGCGTGGCGGCCGCGACTTTCCTGGCCTGCGCCGGGCTCAACCGGCTCGGCATGACGCACCTCATAACCAGTGCCATTGCGCCTGAAATCATGCTGCCGGCCGTCGCGCAAGGTGCTATCGGCATAGAGATCGCGTCCGGCAATGAGCGCTCGCGCGCCTTGCTGGAACCGCTCAACCACCGGCACACCAGCATCTGTATAGAAGCAGAACGCGCCTTCTTGACGGAGCTGGACGGCTCCTGCCGCACTCCGCTGGCCGGTCACGCCACGCTGGCGGGCAATGTGGTTTCATTCAACGCCATGGCACTGACGCTGGACGGGCAGAAAGTGTTTCGTGCCAGCCGCTCCGGTCAGGCCGGCGAAGCAGGCAGGATGGGGCTTGATGCTGCCAAGGAAATCAGGGCGCTGGCCGGTGCAGACCTGGTGTCGTAA
- the rlmN gene encoding 23S rRNA (adenine(2503)-C(2))-methyltransferase RlmN, protein MSISLDIDHRATNAAADGTPVMGLPARKPLIGLTQHDLLQALSETAIPEKQLRMRASQLWNWLYVRGASEFADMTSISKELRSDLAHMFDISRLEIVTEQISSDGTRKWLLRLPADDLGRRHEIETVYIPEEDRGTLCISSQVGCTLTCTFCHTGTQTLVRNLTAGEIAGQILVARDRLGEWPHLIEDAENAPASGRFITNVVLMGMGEPLYNFDNVRDAVDVISHGEGLSVSKRRITLSTSGVVPEIVRAGDEIGTMLAISLHGTTDQIRNELVPLNKKYPISQLLDACRNYPGLSNARRITFEYVMIKGVNDTAEDARRLVQLLKGIPAKVNLIPFNPWPGTDYECSDWEQIEVFARIVLKAGYASPVRTPRGRDILAACGQLKSASQRLKKSERDALKAAAN, encoded by the coding sequence ATGAGTATATCGCTGGACATAGATCATCGCGCAACAAACGCTGCCGCTGACGGCACGCCTGTCATGGGGCTGCCCGCCCGCAAACCGCTCATTGGTCTGACCCAGCACGATCTGCTGCAGGCACTGTCGGAAACCGCCATCCCGGAGAAGCAGCTGCGCATGCGGGCGTCCCAGTTGTGGAACTGGCTCTATGTCCGTGGCGCCAGTGAATTTGCCGACATGACGAGCATTTCAAAAGAGTTGCGCAGCGACCTGGCGCATATGTTCGACATTTCACGGCTCGAGATTGTCACCGAGCAGATATCCAGCGACGGCACCCGGAAATGGCTGTTGCGGCTACCTGCCGATGACCTGGGCCGCCGGCACGAGATTGAAACGGTTTACATCCCCGAGGAAGACCGCGGGACCTTGTGTATTTCCAGCCAGGTCGGCTGCACGCTTACCTGCACGTTTTGCCATACCGGCACCCAGACGCTGGTCAGGAACCTGACGGCGGGCGAGATCGCCGGGCAGATACTGGTGGCCCGCGACCGTCTCGGAGAATGGCCGCACCTGATTGAAGATGCAGAGAATGCGCCTGCCAGCGGCCGTTTCATTACCAATGTGGTTCTCATGGGCATGGGTGAACCCTTGTACAATTTCGACAATGTACGGGACGCGGTGGACGTGATTTCCCACGGCGAGGGACTTTCCGTTTCCAAGCGCAGGATTACCCTGTCCACGTCGGGAGTGGTGCCGGAAATCGTCCGCGCCGGAGACGAGATCGGCACCATGCTGGCCATTTCGCTGCACGGCACGACGGATCAGATCCGCAATGAACTGGTGCCGCTCAACAAGAAATATCCGATCAGCCAGCTGCTGGACGCCTGCCGCAACTATCCCGGCCTGTCCAATGCCAGGCGCATTACATTCGAGTATGTGATGATCAAGGGGGTCAACGACACCGCGGAAGATGCCCGCCGGCTGGTTCAGCTGCTGAAAGGCATCCCAGCCAAGGTCAATCTGATACCGTTCAATCCATGGCCCGGGACCGACTATGAGTGCTCGGACTGGGAACAGATTGAAGTGTTCGCGCGTATCGTGCTCAAGGCCGGTTATGCCAGCCCCGTGCGCACACCGCGCGGGCGTGATATTCTTGCCGCCTGCGGCCAGCTCAAGTCAGCCTCGCAGAGACTGAAGAAATCCGAGCGCGACGCCCTCAAGGCAGCGGCCAACTAG
- a CDS encoding DsbA family protein codes for MTSSELEFWFDFASPYAYLSAGRLEDWMNSAGIKVRWMPFLLGPVFQKHGWSTSPFNLYPLKGKYMWRDVERLCKRHNLCFNRPDEFPQHSLLATRVAMVGRDEDWLPAFCRRVFHKEFGLGQDISDRQTVLNVLEGLVDNPAYWVKRAVTVKNKKALVERGVEAERKGIFGAPTFITPDGELFWGDDRLEQAIEWILRRR; via the coding sequence ATGACTTCCTCTGAACTGGAGTTCTGGTTTGATTTTGCCAGTCCGTATGCGTATCTGTCGGCCGGGCGGCTTGAAGACTGGATGAATTCGGCCGGTATCAAGGTTCGCTGGATGCCGTTCCTGCTTGGCCCTGTTTTTCAGAAACACGGCTGGTCGACATCGCCGTTCAACCTGTATCCGCTCAAGGGCAAGTACATGTGGCGCGATGTCGAGCGACTGTGCAAACGCCATAATCTCTGTTTCAACCGGCCGGACGAGTTTCCGCAGCATAGCCTGCTTGCCACCAGGGTGGCGATGGTCGGGCGTGACGAGGACTGGCTGCCGGCATTCTGCAGGCGGGTTTTTCACAAGGAATTCGGTCTCGGCCAGGACATTTCCGACAGGCAAACCGTTCTCAATGTGCTCGAAGGACTTGTCGACAATCCCGCCTACTGGGTGAAGCGCGCCGTGACGGTCAAGAACAAGAAGGCGCTTGTCGAGCGCGGTGTGGAAGCCGAACGCAAGGGCATTTTCGGAGCGCCTACATTCATTACTCCCGATGGTGAATTGTTCTGGGGTGACGACAGGCTGGAACAGGCGATCGAGTGGATCCTGAGGCGGCGGTAA
- a CDS encoding EVE domain-containing protein: MAYWLFKSEPFKFSWEMLKAVGDAGEEWDGIRNYQARNNMRAMQLGDLGFFYHSNEGLNVVGICEVCALIHPDSTTDDERWECVDVKAVMDMPNPVSLADVKANPKLEKMSLVTSMRLSVQPVLHDEWLEVCRMGGLTSPPLSK, translated from the coding sequence ATGGCTTACTGGTTGTTCAAATCCGAACCGTTCAAATTTTCATGGGAGATGCTGAAGGCGGTAGGTGATGCGGGTGAAGAATGGGACGGTATCCGCAACTATCAGGCGCGCAACAACATGCGCGCCATGCAGTTGGGTGACCTGGGCTTTTTCTACCATTCCAACGAGGGCCTGAACGTCGTCGGCATTTGCGAAGTCTGTGCATTGATACATCCTGATTCCACCACCGACGACGAGCGCTGGGAGTGTGTGGATGTCAAGGCGGTCATGGACATGCCGAACCCGGTTTCCCTGGCTGATGTGAAGGCCAATCCCAAGCTTGAGAAAATGTCCCTGGTGACATCAATGCGGCTGTCGGTTCAGCCGGTTCTTCACGATGAATGGCTGGAGGTGTGCCGCATGGGCGGGTTGACGTCGCCACCGCTCAGCAAGTGA
- the tsaD gene encoding tRNA (adenosine(37)-N6)-threonylcarbamoyltransferase complex transferase subunit TsaD, with amino-acid sequence MLGIETSCDETAASVVARKPDGSGEIVSSVVLSQTALHAPYGGVVPEIAARSHLAHLDRLVEQAMSEADCSYDDLSGIAATAGPGLIGGVLTGLMTAKALALATGKPFYGINHLEGHALTPGLTEGLRPPYLMLLVSGGHTQLVSVDDVGQYTRLGTTIDDALGEAFDKTAKLLDLGYPGGPAVEAAAAHGNPRRFKFPVPMKGRDDCNFSFSGLKTAVRQAATSIQPLAAADVADICAAFQEAACAAVADRVQRAMVRFEEMHGGLQHRVLVASGGVAANLALRECLDRCCAEARFSLSVPPVDLCTDNAAMIAWAGLENAVRRDPDAFALSARARWPLDADAEPQPFAGVKA; translated from the coding sequence ATGCTTGGTATCGAAACTTCGTGTGACGAAACTGCGGCATCTGTTGTCGCCCGCAAACCGGACGGTTCGGGTGAGATCGTGTCGAGTGTGGTGTTGTCCCAGACGGCGCTGCATGCGCCTTACGGTGGTGTTGTGCCTGAAATCGCCGCCCGTTCGCATCTGGCACATCTTGACCGGCTGGTTGAACAGGCGATGAGCGAGGCAGACTGCAGCTATGACGATCTGTCCGGCATTGCCGCGACAGCAGGGCCGGGCCTGATAGGCGGCGTGCTGACCGGCCTGATGACGGCAAAGGCGCTCGCCCTTGCGACCGGCAAGCCGTTTTACGGCATCAATCACCTGGAAGGCCACGCCCTGACGCCCGGCCTGACCGAAGGCCTGCGTCCACCTTACCTGATGCTGCTGGTTTCAGGGGGGCATACCCAGCTGGTGAGTGTCGACGATGTCGGGCAGTACACTCGCCTTGGAACCACCATAGATGACGCCCTTGGAGAGGCTTTCGACAAGACGGCAAAATTGCTCGACCTGGGATATCCCGGTGGCCCGGCAGTGGAGGCCGCTGCTGCTCACGGTAATCCACGGCGGTTCAAGTTTCCTGTGCCGATGAAGGGCCGGGACGACTGCAATTTTTCATTCTCCGGCCTCAAGACGGCTGTTCGCCAGGCAGCTACGTCGATACAACCGCTTGCTGCAGCAGATGTGGCGGATATCTGCGCTGCCTTTCAAGAGGCGGCCTGTGCAGCAGTGGCTGACCGTGTGCAGCGCGCGATGGTCCGGTTTGAGGAAATGCACGGCGGTTTGCAGCATCGCGTGCTGGTCGCATCCGGAGGTGTCGCAGCCAATCTGGCATTGCGCGAGTGCCTCGACCGCTGCTGCGCCGAGGCGCGTTTCAGCCTGAGCGTGCCGCCGGTTGACCTGTGTACCGACAATGCGGCGATGATCGCCTGGGCCGGGCTTGAGAATGCCGTCAGGCGGGATCCTGACGCGTTTGCACTGTCGGCGCGGGCGCGCTGGCCGCTGGATGCGGATGCCGAGCCGCAACCGTTCGCCGGGGTCAAGGCATGA